The following are encoded together in the Streptomyces rapamycinicus NRRL 5491 genome:
- the eboE gene encoding metabolite traffic protein EboE produces MRFRHPDGSTVHLAYCTNVHPAEDLDGVVEQLRLHCEPVRRRLGRDRLGIGLWLARDAARTLSADPAELRRLRTALDTRGLEVVTLNGFPYEGFGAQEVKYRVYQPDWTDPERLEHTTHLARLLAALLPDDIADGSVSTLPLAWRTPFDAERARAARRHLTTLAQRLDAIQELTGRSVRIGLEPEPGCTVETTAQAIEALTAPGGPPLDRVGICLDTCHLATQFEDPHTATGALTAAGVPVVKAQLSAALHAEDPERPAVREALAAFAEPRFLHQTRTRAPGGGVTGTDDLDQALAGGLADTAPWRSHFHVPLHAPPEPPLTSTLPVLTDALARLVGGPAPLTRHLEVETYTWQALPPELRPRTRDRLADGIAAELALARDLLTDLGLKELP; encoded by the coding sequence ATGCGCTTCCGCCACCCCGACGGCTCCACCGTCCACCTCGCCTACTGCACCAACGTCCACCCCGCCGAAGACCTCGACGGCGTAGTGGAGCAGCTCCGGCTGCACTGCGAACCGGTCCGCCGCCGCCTCGGCCGCGACCGGCTCGGCATCGGCCTGTGGCTGGCCCGCGACGCCGCCCGCACCCTGAGCGCCGACCCCGCCGAACTGCGCAGACTGCGCACCGCGCTGGACACCCGCGGCCTTGAGGTGGTCACCCTCAACGGCTTCCCGTACGAAGGGTTCGGCGCCCAGGAGGTCAAGTACCGCGTCTACCAGCCCGACTGGACCGATCCGGAGCGGCTGGAGCACACCACCCATCTGGCCCGCCTGCTGGCCGCGCTGCTCCCCGACGACATCGCGGACGGCTCCGTCTCCACCCTGCCGCTGGCCTGGCGCACCCCCTTCGACGCCGAACGGGCCCGCGCCGCCCGCCGCCACCTCACCACCCTCGCCCAGCGGCTCGACGCCATCCAGGAGCTCACCGGCCGTTCCGTCCGCATCGGCCTGGAGCCCGAGCCGGGCTGCACAGTGGAGACCACCGCGCAGGCCATCGAGGCGCTCACCGCGCCCGGCGGCCCGCCCCTGGACCGCGTCGGGATCTGCCTGGACACCTGCCACCTGGCGACCCAGTTCGAGGATCCGCACACGGCCACAGGCGCGCTCACCGCCGCCGGGGTCCCGGTCGTCAAGGCACAGCTGTCCGCCGCGCTGCACGCCGAGGACCCGGAGCGGCCCGCCGTACGGGAGGCCCTCGCGGCCTTCGCCGAGCCCCGCTTCCTCCACCAGACCCGCACCCGGGCCCCCGGGGGCGGCGTCACCGGCACCGACGACCTCGACCAGGCGCTCGCGGGCGGGCTGGCGGACACCGCGCCCTGGCGGTCGCACTTCCACGTACCGCTGCACGCCCCGCCCGAACCCCCGCTCACCTCCACCCTCCCGGTGCTCACCGACGCCCTGGCCCGTCTCGTCGGCGGGCCGGCCCCGCTGACCCGCCACCTCGAAGTGGAGACCTACACCTGGCAGGCGCTCCCGCCCGAGCTGCGCCCCCGCACCCGCGACCGGCTCGCCGACGGCATCGCCGCCGAACTCGCCCTCGCCCGCGACCTGCTGACCGACCTCGGCCTCAAGGAGCTGCCATGA
- a CDS encoding TatD family hydrolase, whose amino-acid sequence MRIFDPHIHMTSRTTDDYEAMYAAGVRALVEPSFWLGQPRTSPASFYDYFDSLLGWEPFRAAQHGIAHHCTLALNPKEANDSRCTPVLDELPRYLVKDGVVAVGEIGYDSMTPAEDTALAAQLQLAADHGLPALVHTPHRDKLAGLRRTLDVVGESALPPDRVLVDHLNETTVKEAKDSGCWLGFSVYPDTKMDEERMVAILRAYGPEKVLVNSAADWGRSDPLKTRRVGDLMRAEGFSEDDVDLVLWRNPVAFYGLSGRLDLDLDTEETAATATHEGNSILRGGAPAAAPTER is encoded by the coding sequence ATGCGCATCTTCGATCCCCACATCCATATGACCTCCCGCACCACCGACGACTACGAGGCCATGTACGCCGCGGGGGTGCGCGCCCTCGTCGAGCCGTCCTTCTGGCTCGGGCAGCCCCGCACCTCGCCCGCCAGCTTCTACGACTACTTCGACTCCCTCCTCGGCTGGGAGCCCTTCCGGGCCGCCCAGCACGGGATCGCCCACCACTGCACCCTCGCCCTCAACCCCAAGGAGGCCAACGACTCGCGCTGCACCCCCGTCCTGGACGAGCTGCCGCGCTATCTCGTCAAGGACGGCGTCGTGGCCGTGGGCGAGATCGGCTACGACTCGATGACCCCCGCCGAGGACACCGCCCTCGCCGCCCAGCTGCAGCTCGCCGCCGACCACGGGCTGCCCGCCCTCGTCCACACCCCGCACCGCGACAAGCTGGCCGGGCTGCGCCGCACCCTCGACGTCGTCGGGGAGTCCGCGCTGCCCCCGGACCGGGTCCTGGTGGACCACCTCAACGAGACCACCGTCAAGGAGGCCAAGGACAGCGGCTGCTGGCTGGGCTTCTCGGTCTACCCCGACACCAAGATGGACGAGGAGCGGATGGTCGCGATCCTGCGGGCGTACGGGCCCGAGAAGGTCCTGGTCAACTCCGCCGCCGACTGGGGGAGGAGCGACCCGCTCAAGACCCGGCGGGTCGGCGACCTGATGCGCGCCGAGGGGTTCAGCGAGGACGACGTCGACCTCGTGCTGTGGCGCAACCCGGTGGCGTTCTACGGGCTCAGCGGCCGCCTGGACCTGGACCTCGACACCGAGGAGACCGCGGCCACCGCCACCCACGAGGGCAACTCCATCCTGCGCGGCGGCGCCCCGGCCGCCGCGCCGACGGAACGGTGA
- a CDS encoding EboA domain-containing protein, which produces MLTVTELRAAVERRLDEAGRVWLEQALTDAAKTGPLPDAPGPARWELDFASAGRHVRAPRPVAHDRAPRPAADDLAPGPAADLAPHDLPDAARVLILHAARADAPTVARLYAHGTGAERRAVLRALPRLALFAGADAVPLVEDALRTNDTRLVAAAVGPYAARHLPPHSWRQAVLKCLFTGVPLTAVADWERRARGDGELGRMLGDYAHERTAAGRPVPGDLDRVLAMTRALPGAPRALTREES; this is translated from the coding sequence ATGCTGACCGTGACCGAACTCCGCGCCGCCGTGGAGCGGCGCCTGGACGAGGCGGGCCGCGTCTGGCTGGAACAGGCGCTGACGGACGCGGCGAAGACCGGGCCGCTCCCGGACGCTCCCGGCCCCGCCCGCTGGGAGCTGGACTTCGCCTCCGCGGGCCGCCACGTCCGCGCCCCCCGACCCGTCGCCCACGACCGCGCCCCCCGACCCGCCGCCGACGACCTCGCCCCCGGACCCGCCGCCGACCTCGCCCCCCACGACCTCCCCGACGCCGCCCGCGTCCTCATCCTCCACGCCGCGCGCGCGGACGCGCCCACCGTCGCCAGGCTGTACGCGCATGGCACGGGCGCCGAGCGCCGGGCCGTGCTGCGGGCGCTTCCGCGTCTCGCGCTCTTCGCCGGGGCCGACGCCGTGCCGCTCGTCGAGGACGCCCTGCGGACCAACGACACCCGGCTCGTGGCCGCCGCCGTCGGGCCGTACGCCGCCCGGCACCTCCCTCCGCACAGCTGGCGGCAGGCCGTGCTCAAGTGCCTGTTCACGGGAGTGCCCCTCACCGCCGTGGCCGACTGGGAGCGGCGGGCGCGCGGCGACGGCGAGCTGGGCCGCATGCTCGGCGACTACGCCCATGAGCGCACCGCCGCCGGGCGCCCCGTGCCCGGCGATCTCGACCGCGTACTGGCCATGACCCGCGCCCTGCCCGGCGCGCCCCGCGCCCTGACCCGCGAGGAGTCCTGA
- a CDS encoding sugar phosphate isomerase/epimerase family protein — MSRTGDPGRPTPEPLRFAYGTNGLTDLRLSDALALLADLGYDGVSLTLDHMHLDPLAPDLAARTRRVARELERLGLGVAIETGARYVLDARRKHHPTLLDPDPEARGARVGLLLRAVRVAGDLGAPAVHCFSGVLPPGESGETAWRRLADALGPVVVAAGAVGVSLAIEPEPGHLLADLAGFHRLRTALGDPAALGLTLDIGHCQCLEPDPPAECVRAAAPWVRHVQIEDMRRGVHEHLPFGEGEIDFPPVLEALRAAGYRGLVGVELPRHSHAGPELARASLRFLKDAERAANEGGVRC, encoded by the coding sequence ATGAGCCGTACCGGCGACCCCGGCCGCCCCACCCCGGAACCCCTCCGCTTCGCCTACGGCACCAACGGTCTGACCGACCTGCGCCTGAGCGACGCCCTCGCCCTCCTCGCCGACCTCGGCTACGACGGCGTCTCGCTGACCCTCGACCATATGCACCTCGACCCGCTCGCCCCGGACCTCGCCGCCCGCACCCGCCGCGTGGCCCGCGAGCTCGAGCGGCTCGGCCTCGGTGTCGCGATCGAGACCGGCGCCCGGTATGTGCTCGACGCCCGGCGCAAGCACCACCCCACCCTGCTCGACCCGGACCCCGAGGCCCGTGGCGCCCGGGTCGGTCTGCTGCTGCGGGCCGTGCGGGTGGCGGGAGACCTCGGGGCCCCGGCCGTGCACTGCTTCAGCGGGGTGCTGCCGCCCGGTGAGTCCGGGGAGACGGCGTGGCGGCGGCTGGCGGACGCCCTCGGGCCGGTGGTCGTGGCCGCCGGGGCGGTGGGCGTCTCCCTCGCGATCGAGCCGGAGCCGGGGCATCTCCTCGCCGACCTTGCCGGTTTCCACCGGCTGCGCACGGCGCTCGGCGATCCGGCCGCCCTCGGCCTCACCCTCGACATCGGCCACTGCCAGTGCCTGGAACCCGACCCGCCCGCCGAGTGCGTCCGGGCGGCGGCGCCCTGGGTGCGGCATGTGCAGATCGAGGACATGCGGCGCGGGGTGCACGAACATCTGCCGTTCGGCGAGGGGGAGATCGACTTCCCGCCGGTCCTGGAGGCGCTGCGCGCGGCGGGGTACCGGGGACTCGTCGGCGTCGAGCTGCCCCGCCACTCCCACGCCGGTCCCGAACTGGCCCGCGCCTCCCTGCGGTTCCTCAAGGACGCCGAACGGGCCGCGAACGAGGGAGGCGTCCGATGCTGA
- a CDS encoding inositol-3-phosphate synthase → MRIRGAPNHLRNPRPAPGRQPVTTRPDDITPLRDAPRTGVWLIGARGSVATTAVAGCAAVAGGLQPATGMVTETAAFADSGLPALADLVFGGHDTAATPLPKRAEALAADGVLPHGLPAAVRGELAAADAAVRPGGPQPGDGRGEEELIAAFAADLTEFLRTHGLARAVVVNVASTEAAPEDVGTLPPSSLYAAAALRAGCPYVNFTPSTGLHHPRVRERAERSGLPYAGRDGKTGQTLLRSVLAPMFAQRALAVRSWSGTNLLGGGDGAALADPGAAAAKNAGKARVLSDTLGELPDGELHIDNVPALGDWKTAWDHVSFEGFLGSRMVLQTIWQGCDSALAAPLVLDLARLTARAHECGLTGPLPELGFYFKDPDGGPAALADQYAALIGFAGRLRGRS, encoded by the coding sequence ATGCGGATCCGCGGAGCCCCGAACCATCTGCGCAACCCACGCCCAGCCCCCGGGAGGCAGCCAGTGACCACCCGTCCCGACGACATCACCCCACTCCGCGACGCACCCCGTACGGGGGTCTGGCTCATCGGCGCCCGCGGTTCGGTCGCCACCACCGCCGTGGCGGGCTGTGCCGCCGTCGCCGGGGGGCTGCAGCCGGCCACCGGAATGGTCACCGAGACCGCGGCGTTCGCGGACAGCGGCCTGCCCGCGCTCGCCGACCTCGTCTTCGGCGGCCATGACACCGCCGCCACCCCGCTGCCCAAGCGGGCCGAGGCGCTGGCCGCCGACGGGGTGCTGCCGCACGGGCTGCCCGCCGCCGTACGCGGCGAACTCGCCGCCGCCGACGCGGCCGTCCGCCCGGGCGGGCCACAGCCCGGCGACGGCCGCGGCGAGGAGGAGCTGATCGCGGCCTTCGCGGCCGACCTCACCGAGTTCCTCCGTACGCACGGCCTCGCCCGCGCCGTCGTCGTCAACGTCGCCTCCACCGAAGCGGCCCCGGAGGACGTCGGGACGCTGCCGCCCAGCTCCCTCTACGCGGCCGCCGCGCTGCGCGCCGGATGCCCGTACGTCAACTTCACGCCCTCCACCGGGCTCCACCACCCCCGGGTGCGCGAGCGGGCCGAGCGCTCCGGGCTGCCGTACGCGGGGCGCGACGGCAAGACCGGGCAGACGCTGCTGCGGTCCGTCCTCGCGCCGATGTTCGCCCAGCGGGCGCTGGCCGTACGGAGCTGGTCCGGTACGAACCTCCTCGGCGGCGGCGACGGCGCCGCCCTCGCCGACCCGGGCGCCGCGGCCGCCAAGAACGCGGGGAAGGCGCGGGTCCTCTCCGACACCCTCGGCGAACTCCCCGACGGCGAACTGCACATCGACAACGTGCCCGCGCTCGGCGACTGGAAGACCGCCTGGGACCACGTCTCCTTCGAGGGCTTCCTCGGCTCGCGGATGGTCCTCCAGACCATCTGGCAGGGCTGCGACTCGGCCCTCGCCGCCCCGCTCGTCCTCGATCTGGCCCGGCTGACCGCCCGCGCCCATGAGTGCGGCCTCACCGGACCGCTCCCCGAACTCGGCTTCTACTTCAAGGACCCGGACGGCGGCCCGGCCGCCCTCGCCGACCAGTACGCGGCGCTCATCGGCTTCGCCGGGCGGCTGCGGGGCCGGTCGTGA
- a CDS encoding ThuA domain-containing protein, producing the protein MHPHTSPHSRPDSGRDSGPGSGTRSRRGARLAAVGATLLLALTALPAAASGAATSGAADDRVLVFSKTAGFRHDSIPDGVAAIKELGAQSDFAVDATEDGAAFTPDNLARYDAVVFLSTTGDVLDTAQQSAFEGYVRAGGGYVGVHAAADTEYDWPFYEGLAGAYFQSHPAIQQATVNVEDRANPATAHLAPTWERTDEWYNYRTNPRERVRVLATLDESSYQGGAMGEDHPISWCQEYRGGRAFYTGFGHTKESYADPAFRRHLLGGIRYATGAAHADCRPEQGYRPLFDGTSTDGWKQAGPGSFTLDTASGTLTSTGGMGMLWYQARELGSYSLKLDWKMAGDDNSGVFVGFPASDDPWSAVDNGYEVQIDATDTPDHTTGSVYGFQSADLAKRDAALNPPGEWNTYEIRVQGERLRIWLNGVKINDFTNRDPARSLLQGYVGIQNHGEGDEVSFRDIRVKDLPAKGGGHHQHHHDG; encoded by the coding sequence ATGCACCCGCACACCTCTCCGCACTCCAGACCCGACTCCGGACGCGACTCCGGACCCGGCTCCGGTACCCGCTCCCGGCGTGGGGCGCGGCTCGCCGCCGTCGGGGCCACGCTGCTGCTCGCCCTGACGGCCCTGCCCGCCGCCGCGTCCGGGGCCGCCACGTCCGGCGCCGCCGACGACCGGGTCCTGGTCTTCTCCAAGACGGCCGGCTTCCGCCACGACTCCATCCCCGACGGCGTCGCCGCCATCAAGGAACTCGGCGCGCAGAGCGACTTCGCCGTGGACGCCACCGAGGACGGCGCCGCCTTCACCCCCGACAACCTCGCCCGCTACGACGCCGTCGTCTTCCTCTCCACGACCGGCGACGTCCTCGACACCGCCCAGCAGTCCGCGTTCGAGGGCTATGTGCGGGCGGGCGGCGGCTACGTCGGCGTCCACGCGGCCGCCGACACCGAGTACGACTGGCCCTTCTACGAGGGCCTGGCCGGGGCGTACTTCCAGTCCCACCCCGCGATCCAGCAGGCCACCGTGAACGTCGAGGACCGGGCCAACCCCGCGACCGCGCATCTGGCGCCGACGTGGGAGCGGACCGATGAGTGGTACAACTACCGCACCAACCCGAGGGAGCGGGTGCGGGTCCTCGCCACGCTCGACGAATCCTCGTACCAGGGCGGCGCGATGGGCGAGGACCACCCCATCTCGTGGTGCCAGGAGTACCGGGGCGGCCGCGCCTTCTACACCGGCTTCGGCCACACCAAGGAGTCCTACGCCGACCCCGCCTTCCGCCGGCACCTGCTCGGCGGCATCCGCTACGCCACCGGCGCCGCCCACGCCGACTGCCGCCCCGAGCAGGGCTACCGCCCGCTCTTCGACGGCACCTCGACGGACGGCTGGAAGCAGGCGGGCCCCGGGAGCTTCACCCTCGACACCGCGTCCGGGACCCTCACCTCGACCGGCGGCATGGGCATGCTCTGGTACCAGGCGCGCGAGCTGGGCTCGTACTCGCTCAAGCTGGACTGGAAGATGGCGGGCGACGACAACTCCGGCGTCTTCGTCGGCTTCCCCGCCTCCGACGACCCCTGGTCGGCGGTCGACAACGGCTACGAGGTGCAGATAGACGCCACGGACACCCCCGATCACACCACCGGCTCGGTCTACGGCTTCCAGTCCGCGGACCTCGCCAAGCGGGACGCGGCGCTGAACCCGCCGGGGGAGTGGAACACGTACGAGATCCGCGTACAGGGCGAGCGGCTGCGGATCTGGCTCAACGGCGTGAAGATCAACGACTTCACCAACCGGGACCCGGCGCGCAGCCTGCTCCAGGGCTACGTCGGCATCCAGAACCACGGGGAGGGGGACGAGGTCTCCTTCCGCGACATCCGCGTCAAGGACCTGCCGGCGAAGGGCGGCGGCCACCACCAGCACCACCACGACGGCTAG
- a CDS encoding carbohydrate-binding protein, with translation MHRKRLRLRGPLALVTSALLVGAGLAFTAPQAGADQADQPAPAAEQFQQVTLAKGVEETGEPMTLAVLPDRSVLHTSRDGTLWLTDATGETKVSGKLPVYSHDEEGLQGVGIDPGFADNRAIYLYYAPPLDTPAGDAPTTGTAADFAKFDGVNRLSRFTLDADGTLNTGSEKKVLDVPASRGICCHVGGDIDFDADGNLYLSTGDDSNPFESDGFTPIDERDNRNPAFDARRSAGNSNDLRGKVLRIKVADDGSYTVPDGNLFAPGTEKTRPEIYAMGFRNPFRISVDKPTGTVYVGDYGPDAGAANPERGPGGAVEFARVTKAGNYGWPYCIADNKPYRDYDFATGTSGPAFDCAAPENTSRYNTGLTDLPPAQPAWIPYDNDSVPEFGSGSESPMAGPVYRYDASLDSPVKFPESYNGNFFAGEFGRQWIKRIEQGADGAVQKINDFPWSGTQVMDSAFGPDGALYVLDYGLGYFNGDEHSALYRIENATGGHSPIAEASADRTSGKAPMKVAFSSAGTSDADGDTLAYSWDFGDGTTSAATNPTHTYKKNGTFTATLTVKDPTGRTASANVHLTVGNTAPKVTLQLPADGQLFSFGDEVPFKVKVTDPEDGTVDCAKVKVTYILGHDSHGHPVTTANGCSGTIKTNADGEHDPNANIFGVFDAEYTDGGGGGQPPLTTHDQSIVQPKHRQAEHYDDSQGVSVINHTPANGGKTVGNIENGDWISFTPYVLGNAKDFTARVSSAGAGGTLEIHSGSPAGRLLGTVTVPVTGDWETFQDVKTTLTKPPTGTTTLSLVFKGGAGALFDVDDFTIGTG, from the coding sequence GTGCACAGGAAAAGGCTTCGACTGCGCGGTCCCCTCGCGCTCGTCACGAGCGCACTGCTCGTCGGCGCGGGGCTCGCGTTCACCGCTCCCCAGGCGGGCGCGGATCAAGCGGATCAACCCGCCCCGGCCGCCGAGCAGTTCCAGCAGGTGACCCTCGCCAAGGGCGTGGAGGAGACCGGCGAGCCCATGACGCTCGCCGTACTCCCCGACCGCTCCGTGCTGCACACCTCGCGCGACGGCACCCTGTGGCTGACCGACGCCACGGGCGAGACCAAGGTGTCCGGCAAGCTGCCCGTCTACTCGCACGACGAAGAAGGGCTCCAGGGCGTCGGCATCGACCCCGGCTTCGCCGACAACCGCGCCATCTACCTCTACTACGCGCCCCCGCTCGACACCCCCGCCGGCGACGCCCCCACCACGGGCACGGCCGCCGACTTCGCCAAGTTCGACGGCGTCAACCGCCTCTCCCGGTTCACCCTCGACGCCGACGGCACCCTGAACACCGGCAGCGAGAAGAAGGTGCTGGACGTCCCCGCGTCCCGCGGCATCTGCTGCCACGTCGGCGGGGACATCGACTTCGACGCCGACGGCAACCTGTACCTGTCCACCGGCGACGACAGCAACCCGTTCGAGTCCGACGGCTTCACCCCCATCGACGAGCGGGACAACCGCAACCCGGCCTTCGACGCCCGGCGCTCCGCGGGCAACTCCAACGACCTGCGCGGCAAGGTGCTCCGGATCAAGGTGGCCGACGACGGCTCGTACACCGTGCCGGACGGCAACCTCTTCGCGCCCGGCACCGAGAAGACCCGGCCCGAGATCTACGCGATGGGCTTCCGCAACCCGTTCCGGATCAGTGTCGACAAGCCCACCGGCACGGTCTACGTCGGCGACTACGGACCGGACGCCGGCGCCGCCAACCCCGAGCGCGGACCCGGCGGCGCGGTCGAGTTCGCCCGGGTGACCAAGGCCGGCAACTACGGCTGGCCGTACTGCATCGCCGACAACAAGCCGTACCGCGACTACGACTTCGCCACCGGCACCTCCGGCCCGGCCTTCGACTGCGCCGCGCCCGAGAACACCTCGCGGTACAACACCGGGCTCACCGATCTGCCGCCCGCCCAGCCCGCCTGGATCCCGTACGACAACGACTCCGTGCCCGAGTTCGGCTCCGGCTCCGAGTCCCCGATGGCCGGGCCGGTCTACCGCTACGACGCCTCGCTCGACTCACCGGTGAAGTTCCCCGAGTCGTACAACGGGAACTTCTTCGCGGGGGAGTTCGGCCGCCAGTGGATCAAGCGGATCGAGCAGGGCGCCGACGGGGCCGTGCAGAAGATCAACGACTTCCCGTGGTCCGGCACCCAGGTCATGGACTCGGCCTTCGGCCCGGACGGCGCGCTGTACGTACTCGACTACGGCCTCGGCTACTTCAACGGCGACGAGCACTCCGCGCTCTACCGGATCGAGAACGCCACCGGCGGACACTCGCCCATCGCCGAGGCGAGCGCCGACCGCACCTCCGGCAAGGCGCCCATGAAGGTCGCCTTCTCCTCGGCGGGCACCTCGGACGCCGACGGCGACACCCTCGCCTACAGCTGGGACTTCGGCGACGGCACGACCTCCGCCGCCACCAACCCCACCCACACGTACAAGAAGAACGGCACCTTCACCGCCACCCTCACCGTCAAGGACCCCACCGGCCGCACCGCCAGTGCCAATGTGCACCTCACCGTGGGCAACACCGCGCCCAAGGTGACGCTGCAACTGCCCGCCGACGGCCAGCTGTTCAGCTTCGGCGACGAGGTCCCGTTCAAGGTCAAGGTGACCGACCCGGAGGACGGCACCGTCGACTGCGCGAAGGTCAAGGTCACCTACATCCTCGGCCATGACAGCCACGGCCACCCCGTCACCACGGCTAACGGCTGCTCCGGCACCATCAAGACCAACGCGGACGGGGAGCACGACCCCAACGCCAACATCTTCGGGGTCTTCGACGCCGAGTACACCGACGGCGGCGGTGGCGGCCAGCCGCCGCTGACCACCCACGACCAGTCCATCGTCCAGCCCAAGCACCGCCAGGCCGAGCACTACGACGACAGCCAGGGCGTCTCGGTGATCAACCACACCCCGGCCAACGGCGGCAAGACGGTCGGCAACATCGAGAACGGGGACTGGATCTCCTTCACCCCGTATGTGCTGGGCAACGCCAAGGACTTCACCGCACGGGTCTCCTCGGCGGGCGCCGGCGGCACGCTGGAGATCCACAGCGGCTCCCCGGCCGGACGGCTGCTCGGCACCGTCACCGTGCCGGTGACCGGCGACTGGGAGACCTTCCAGGACGTCAAGACGACGCTGACGAAACCCCCGACCGGCACCACCACGCTGTCCCTCGTCTTCAAGGGCGGTGCGGGAGCGCTCTTCGACGTGGACGACTTCACGATCGGCACCGGCTGA
- a CDS encoding sugar phosphate isomerase/epimerase family protein — translation MPRPFTLFTGQWADLPLEEVCRLARDFGYDGLELACWGDHFEVDRALGESGYLDGRRELLEKYGLKCWAISNHLVGQAVCDSPIDERHKAILPARIWGDGEAEGVRRRAAAEMADTARAAAAFGVRTVIGFTGSSIWHLVAMFPPVVPGMIERGYEDFAERWNPVLDVFDAEGVRFAHEVHPSEIAYDYWTTHQALEAVGHRPAFGLNFDPSHFVWQDLDPVGFLWDFRDRIYHVDCKEARKRLDGRNGRLGSHLPWGDPRRGWDFVSAGHGDVPWEDVFRMLRSIGYDGPVSVEWEDAGMDRLTGAPEALARLKHFDFDPPTASFDAAFGGGDK, via the coding sequence ATGCCCAGACCCTTCACGCTCTTCACCGGCCAGTGGGCCGACCTTCCCCTGGAGGAGGTCTGCCGGCTGGCCCGTGACTTCGGCTACGACGGACTGGAACTCGCCTGCTGGGGCGACCACTTCGAGGTGGACCGGGCACTCGGCGAGTCCGGCTATCTGGACGGGCGGCGCGAGCTGCTGGAGAAGTACGGCCTCAAGTGCTGGGCCATCTCCAACCACCTGGTCGGCCAGGCGGTGTGCGACTCGCCCATCGACGAGCGCCACAAGGCCATCCTGCCCGCCCGGATCTGGGGCGACGGCGAGGCGGAGGGCGTACGGCGGCGGGCCGCCGCCGAGATGGCCGACACCGCACGCGCCGCGGCCGCCTTCGGGGTGCGCACCGTCATCGGCTTCACCGGCTCCTCCATCTGGCATCTGGTGGCGATGTTCCCGCCGGTGGTGCCGGGGATGATCGAGCGGGGCTACGAGGACTTCGCCGAGCGCTGGAACCCGGTCCTCGACGTCTTCGACGCCGAGGGCGTGCGCTTCGCCCACGAGGTGCACCCCAGCGAGATCGCCTACGACTACTGGACCACCCACCAGGCCCTGGAGGCCGTCGGCCACCGCCCCGCGTTCGGGCTCAACTTCGACCCCAGCCACTTCGTCTGGCAGGACCTGGACCCGGTCGGCTTCCTGTGGGACTTCCGGGACCGGATCTACCACGTGGACTGCAAGGAGGCCCGGAAGCGGCTGGACGGCCGCAACGGACGCCTCGGCTCCCACCTGCCCTGGGGCGATCCCCGGCGCGGCTGGGACTTCGTCTCCGCGGGCCATGGCGACGTGCCGTGGGAGGACGTGTTCCGGATGCTGCGTTCGATCGGGTACGACGGTCCGGTGTCGGTCGAGTGGGAGGACGCCGGGATGGACCGGCTCACCGGCGCCCCGGAGGCGCTGGCCCGGCTGAAGCACTTCGACTTCGACCCGCCGACGGCGTCGTTCGACGCGGCCTTCGGCGGCGGCGACAAGTAG